GAGGCGTGGAAAAGGCTTCTGTACGCGCGTCGAATAGACGCATAATTTTAGGTGCGGTGGTCCCAAATGTTTTAGCAGTATAAGTAAAGGACGGAGCGGAAATACTATGAAAAAGGGCCGCTTGGTGCCAAAGCGTTGAAAAACGCTGATAGCGTGCCACAAGTCCTTGATTTTTTTCATCAAATGATTTTCCGCAGGAACAAGCATATCTGCGTTTTCGATAGTGCACATAGACACGTTTTTCTGCGACTTTTAGATGTTGGAAAGTGTGCGTACGATAGTCTTTAATGCGATCTGTCCGTGTTTTACAAGAGGGGCAGGCATGTTTTTTTCGTTTTAGTTGGATATGAATGTGGCAGATATGATTTTCAATCGAATAATCAAGAAGTTGGATGTTTTTATTTTCTAAACCGATGAGTTGTATGATAAAATGGTCTGGCATGGTAATATCGCTCCTTTGGATTGGGTTTCGTCACTTTTATCTTAAAGGATTTTGATATTACTGTGTATTTTTTTGTCTTGAAATGAGAACAAAAAAATGCTGAGGTAGATTATTTTCTACCCCAACATTTATTATAGAACCGTTTTAATTTGATGAAGGAAAACTCGGAGGCTTATGCAACGTTAGGTAAGTTGGATACGTTAGGTCGGGAGAGCAGTATTCCAAAGAAATTACAAGAATTGATTAAAATTTATGCGTCTAGCTTGAACCATTGTGCGTTTTGTATTGATATGCATACGAAAGAGGCATTGGAGAACGGAGAGTCGATCCAACGTGTTGTGGGTGTAAATGCGTGGCGTGAGGCGCCGTTTTATAGTGATCAGGAACGTGTTGTCTTGGAGCTAGTGGAGGAAGTGACGTTTATTCATCAGCACGGGGTTTCTGATGCGGTGTATTCGGAACTCGAGAAACATTATGATGAGAAACAAATTGGTGAGTTGTACTTGCTGATTGCGACGATTAATGCATATAATCGACTTGGAATCATGAGCCAGCTTCAACCGAAAGAGGATAAGTAAATAATGAGAGGATTTACCGTTTTTGTTGGTGAATCCTCTTTTTTAGGCTTTACCTTCTATGCAAAATATGCTATCATAAAAGGTAGTCAAAAAGAGGACGGTTTTAGGAGGAAAGTGCATGAATACAGCCTTAACAATTTTACTTGTTATTGTATCGGTATTGTTAATAATCGTAGTTGTTCTTCAACCAGGTAAGAGTAACGGGTTATCCGGAGCTATCTCTGGTGGAGCGGAAGAACTATTTGGTAAACAAAAAGCAAGAGGACTTGAGCGTATATTACATCGTACAACGATCGTTTTAGCGGTAATCTTCTTTGCAATATTGATTGCTTTAGGATTTTTCTTGTAATTTCAAAAGCGATGACTCCACCCGGAAATTTTTGGGTGGATTTTTTTGTTTGGGCGCTTCGAACGAATGCGAGTTAGCGCCCAAATATGAGTGCGAGCGGAGAGAGCATTCGATCATTAGTGTCCGCAGAACATGACGGAACTATAGATACAGATCCTTAGACACCAAACGATTGCATTTGATTTGTGTAGAGCAACATGCAGATTCTACATAAAGAGACACTTTCGCGGTCATTGAATGCAAACTTATCGTTGGAACGTCTTTTGGGACATCTTAAACTTGATTCCCCCCAGCACCTTCTTTTTGAATTTTGTGTGTGGAGACGGTACACTGGGAGTAATGATATTTTTAGAATGAAGGAGTTTTTTTGATATGAAGATGAAGGCGCCAGAACCATTTTTATTTGAGACGGGGAAGCGTGCGGTACTTTTATTGCATGGTTTTACGGGGAGTTCAGCGGATGTCCGGATGTTGGGGCGGTTTTTGCAGGATAATAATTATACGTGTTATGCACCGCAGTATCGTGGTCATGGGGTATCGCCTGATGTTCTTTTGACGACGGGGCCGGATGATTGGTGGCAGGATGTGCTCGCGGCGTATGATCGCTTGAAATCGCTTGGTTACGAGGAGATTGCGGTGGCTGGGCTTTCGCTTGGTGGACTTTTCTCGCTGAAGTTGGGGTATAATCGGCCGTTAAAAGGGATTGTGGCGATGAGTACGCCGACGCGGATGGATAGTTCGTCGCCGATTATTCAGGGGTTTTTGGATTATGTGCGTAATTATAAGAAGTATGAGGGTAAGACGCCGGGCGAGATTGATGCGGAGATGTTGGCGTATAAGGACGCGCCGATGGATACGATTGCGAAATTGAAGGATGAGA
The sequence above is drawn from the Listeria weihenstephanensis genome and encodes:
- a CDS encoding alpha/beta hydrolase is translated as MKMKAPEPFLFETGKRAVLLLHGFTGSSADVRMLGRFLQDNNYTCYAPQYRGHGVSPDVLLTTGPDDWWQDVLAAYDRLKSLGYEEIAVAGLSLGGLFSLKLGYNRPLKGIVAMSTPTRMDSSSPIIQGFLDYVRNYKKYEGKTPGEIDAEMLAYKDAPMDTIAKLKDEIQDVIPQVDMIYAPIMVVQGKKDQMVDVNGAELIYNKVESDQKELKWYENSGHVITIDKEKAQLQDDILAFLDTLDWHV
- a CDS encoding carboxymuconolactone decarboxylase family protein encodes the protein MKENSEAYATLGKLDTLGRESSIPKKLQELIKIYASSLNHCAFCIDMHTKEALENGESIQRVVGVNAWREAPFYSDQERVVLELVEEVTFIHQHGVSDAVYSELEKHYDEKQIGELYLLIATINAYNRLGIMSQLQPKEDK
- the secG gene encoding preprotein translocase subunit SecG, which produces MNTALTILLVIVSVLLIIVVVLQPGKSNGLSGAISGGAEELFGKQKARGLERILHRTTIVLAVIFFAILIALGFFL